One Thermofilum sp. genomic window carries:
- a CDS encoding 30S ribosomal protein S19: MIVISIAATASIPPAAKRALTGQQYLNWLAIREGRLAMESTSKFMYRGYTLEELTRMPLEKLAVLFPARQRRSLRRTLIEGKSEEHLKLLEKIRRAKKAVEGGKKQPVIRTHLRDFVILPEMVGLTIHVYNGKEFVPVEITPERIGHYLGEFAQTTKKVEHGEPGLKATRSSMFVAMK, translated from the coding sequence TTGATCGTAATAAGTATCGCCGCCACCGCTTCCATCCCGCCGGCCGCGAAGCGCGCCCTCACGGGGCAGCAATACTTAAATTGGCTTGCGATAAGGGAGGGCAGGTTAGCCATGGAGAGCACCTCCAAGTTCATGTATAGGGGGTACACGCTAGAAGAGCTTACCAGAATGCCGCTGGAGAAGCTAGCGGTGCTGTTCCCAGCGAGACAGAGACGCAGCTTAAGGAGGACGCTGATCGAGGGGAAAAGCGAGGAGCACTTAAAGCTCCTGGAAAAGATAAGGAGAGCTAAAAAGGCTGTCGAGGGGGGCAAGAAGCAGCCTGTCATCAGGACTCACTTGAGAGACTTCGTGATACTGCCGGAGATGGTTGGACTCACGATTCACGTGTACAACGGCAAGGAGTTCGTCCCGGTGGAGATAACTCCCGAGAGGATTGGCCACTACCTCGGAGAGTTTGCTCAGACCACGAAGAAAGTTGAGCACGGTGAGCCTGGACTTAAGGCTACGAGATCTTCGATGTTCGTAGCAATGAAATAG
- a CDS encoding CDP-alcohol phosphatidyltransferase family protein: MLTRFKEKFAVILDWLYRLLEPLNLPPNAVTLAGLAACFAGYAALRLGFFELLVALFALSCLADALDGYIARKRNAASTFGAFLDSVTDRIEDAVFGIALYDIGLLSQHEAFFLITGFFMVSYARSRGESLGVPMAGVGFAERAERLVLIFLALLLSRFWWAAARATVLVLFAATYFTVLQRVAHAYKQLRVRRA, translated from the coding sequence ATGCTGACGAGGTTTAAGGAAAAGTTCGCGGTAATCCTGGACTGGCTCTACCGGCTACTTGAGCCTCTTAACTTGCCGCCCAACGCTGTGACGCTAGCAGGGCTAGCCGCATGCTTCGCCGGGTACGCCGCGCTCAGGCTAGGCTTCTTCGAGCTGCTCGTCGCGCTCTTCGCTCTCTCGTGCTTGGCCGACGCGCTCGACGGTTACATAGCGCGCAAGAGGAATGCAGCATCGACCTTCGGAGCATTCCTCGACTCCGTCACAGACCGCATCGAAGACGCCGTCTTCGGGATCGCGCTCTACGACATAGGGCTTCTCAGCCAGCACGAGGCTTTCTTCCTGATCACTGGCTTCTTCATGGTGAGCTACGCGAGGTCTAGGGGAGAAAGCCTCGGGGTACCTATGGCGGGAGTGGGCTTTGCGGAGAGGGCTGAGAGGCTTGTCTTAATCTTCTTAGCCCTTTTGCTGTCACGCTTCTGGTGGGCTGCTGCTAGGGCGACTGTGCTGGTGCTCTTCGCCGCCACCTACTTTACCGTTTTGCAGAGAGTTGCGCACGCTTACAAGCAGCTGAGGGTGCGTAGAGCATGA
- the rtcA gene encoding RNA 3'-terminal phosphate cyclase, with amino-acid sequence MIEIDGSFGEGGGQLLRYSVALAALLGTPIRVYNIRAKRDNPGLRPQHLSAVKHIAELVGARVEGLKVGSTEIKLFPQRAKVRGGRYTVDIGTAGSVTLFLQATLPVLLNSDGRVELEVRGGTSVRWSPPYRYFENVLLHLLQLFGARVSARVLREGFYPEGGGIVRVVVDPSYPMTSVDLSRPGEPSPVEGVSYVSNLPCHIAERQASSAREILLGRGFEVKNIEVLCNVPSIGRGSGIVLWSRVGRSVVGGDSIGEKGKPAEQVGREAAESLAGTLSKGVPVDPHASDNLVIYMALASGESTILTTELTSHAETALMLCREITGASFKVEKVERGVRISVKGIGYGSRA; translated from the coding sequence ATGATCGAGATAGACGGTTCCTTCGGGGAGGGAGGGGGTCAGCTACTACGCTACAGCGTGGCGCTAGCAGCGCTGCTCGGTACCCCGATACGCGTATACAACATCCGCGCAAAGAGGGACAACCCGGGGCTCAGGCCCCAGCACCTTTCCGCGGTTAAACACATCGCCGAGCTAGTGGGCGCTAGAGTGGAGGGGCTGAAGGTAGGCTCAACTGAGATAAAGCTGTTTCCGCAGCGAGCTAAGGTGAGAGGTGGAAGGTACACCGTAGACATAGGTACTGCAGGCAGTGTCACTTTGTTCCTGCAGGCCACCTTGCCGGTTCTGCTGAACTCTGACGGCCGAGTCGAGCTTGAGGTGCGCGGTGGAACGAGCGTGCGGTGGAGCCCACCGTACCGCTACTTCGAGAATGTCCTCCTGCACCTCCTGCAGCTTTTCGGCGCGAGAGTCAGCGCAAGGGTACTGAGAGAGGGTTTCTACCCGGAGGGCGGGGGGATCGTTCGTGTCGTCGTTGATCCATCCTACCCGATGACTAGTGTTGACCTCTCGCGGCCTGGAGAGCCCTCCCCGGTTGAGGGAGTGTCCTATGTCTCAAATCTTCCTTGCCACATCGCAGAAAGGCAGGCGTCCAGTGCACGGGAAATTCTTCTCGGGCGCGGTTTCGAGGTAAAAAATATCGAGGTCTTGTGCAATGTTCCCTCGATCGGCCGCGGGAGCGGTATAGTTCTATGGTCTAGGGTCGGCAGGTCGGTGGTCGGCGGCGACTCTATCGGCGAGAAGGGTAAGCCTGCCGAGCAGGTTGGCAGGGAGGCGGCGGAAAGCCTTGCGGGTACGCTGAGTAAGGGGGTTCCTGTAGATCCCCACGCGTCAGACAACCTTGTGATCTACATGGCTCTAGCCAGCGGCGAATCCACTATCCTCACCACGGAGCTGACGTCCCACGCGGAAACAGCTCTGATGCTCTGCAGGGAAATTACTGGTGCGAGCTTTAAAGTCGAGAAAGTGGAGCGCGGCGTCAGGATCTCCGTTAAAGGAATCGGCTACGGCTCCCGAGCCTGA
- a CDS encoding nascent polypeptide-associated complex protein — MKRISPREQRRLLERMGLSVKSLDNVLEVQIRLPDRVITLRNPAVSVIEVKGGGRIYQVSGEEVESPLAPQLEVSEEDVQLVAAQANCSLEEARAALREAGGDIAKAILLASSRKSS, encoded by the coding sequence GTGAAGAGAATCAGCCCGCGTGAGCAGAGACGCTTGCTCGAGAGGATGGGCTTAAGCGTGAAGAGCCTAGACAACGTTCTGGAAGTGCAGATCCGCTTACCCGATCGCGTAATCACCCTGCGTAACCCGGCGGTCAGCGTGATAGAGGTAAAGGGAGGTGGGAGAATATACCAAGTGTCGGGGGAGGAGGTGGAGTCCCCTCTTGCTCCCCAGCTCGAGGTAAGCGAGGAGGATGTCCAGCTCGTCGCGGCTCAAGCGAACTGCAGCCTTGAGGAGGCGAGAGCCGCTCTCCGAGAGGCTGGAGGCGATATCGCGAAAGCTATTCTTCTGGCATCCTCGAGGAAAAGCTCGTAG
- a CDS encoding 50S ribosomal protein L11, which translates to MSKSLKTFTFLVEGGKATAGPPIGPALGPLGLNVMQVVKKINELTQEYAGMRVPVKVVVDTEKKTFEVEVGTPTTAALIIKELKVEKGAHQSTKEWVGNLSLEQVVKIAKIKMKDIGAKTLKAAVKAVAGTSQSMGVRIDGKPPKVFIKDLESGVYDELLEKYARG; encoded by the coding sequence TTGTCGAAGAGCTTGAAAACGTTCACCTTCCTGGTGGAGGGGGGTAAAGCTACGGCCGGCCCGCCCATAGGTCCAGCGCTCGGGCCACTGGGCCTTAATGTAATGCAGGTTGTCAAGAAGATCAACGAGCTCACGCAGGAGTACGCGGGGATGAGGGTACCCGTAAAGGTCGTTGTCGACACGGAGAAGAAGACTTTCGAGGTGGAGGTGGGGACGCCGACAACCGCCGCTTTGATAATCAAGGAGCTGAAAGTCGAGAAGGGCGCGCACCAGTCCACTAAAGAGTGGGTCGGCAACCTCTCGCTAGAGCAGGTTGTGAAGATTGCGAAGATAAAGATGAAGGATATCGGGGCTAAAACTCTGAAAGCCGCTGTAAAGGCGGTGGCGGGGACTTCTCAGAGCATGGGCGTCCGGATCGACGGGAAGCCTCCTAAGGTATTTATTAAGGACCTTGAGAGCGGGGTCTACGACGAGCTGCTCGAGAAGTACGCGAGAGGGTGA
- a CDS encoding 50S ribosomal protein L23, with amino-acid sequence MSGRAVIVKPLLTEKTLRLLEENNTLAFIVDRRATKQQIREEVERLFGVKVEKVNTLITPRGEKKAYVKLKKEYSASEVATRMGLV; translated from the coding sequence ATGAGTGGTAGAGCAGTTATAGTGAAGCCTCTTCTAACCGAGAAGACGCTGCGTCTGCTAGAGGAGAACAACACGCTGGCTTTCATCGTGGACAGGCGGGCTACTAAGCAGCAGATTCGCGAAGAAGTTGAGAGGCTTTTCGGAGTGAAAGTGGAGAAAGTTAACACGCTCATCACCCCTAGAGGCGAGAAGAAAGCCTACGTAAAGCTCAAGAAAGAGTACTCTGCATCCGAGGTAGCGACTCGGATGGGTCTAGTGTGA
- a CDS encoding 50S ribosomal protein L2 translates to MGKRLLVQRRGRGSSVFRNPGWKKVAPARYPTYNAEEFRSKVLTGVVEELVHEPGRGVPLAIVKLENGVRFAMIPPEGLAVGQRIYYGASAPTVLGSIVAIGNVPEGTMVCNIEVRPGDGGKLARSSGAYALVLAHSGGKTLIQLPSRKVKEVESDARVTIGIVAGGGRVEKPFLKAGKVYHLSKSKSFKYPTVRGKAMSPYAHPAGGGSHPKGLTPAPRNAPPGQKVGHIAPRRTGRKKGASRSPA, encoded by the coding sequence GTGGGCAAGAGGCTACTCGTTCAGCGTAGAGGTCGCGGAAGCTCGGTGTTCCGGAACCCCGGCTGGAAGAAGGTGGCTCCAGCCAGGTACCCTACCTACAATGCTGAGGAATTCCGCTCTAAGGTTCTAACAGGAGTTGTCGAGGAGCTCGTCCACGAACCAGGGCGCGGAGTCCCCTTGGCTATCGTTAAGCTGGAGAACGGTGTGAGGTTCGCGATGATTCCTCCAGAAGGCCTCGCCGTAGGTCAGAGGATATACTACGGGGCTAGCGCGCCTACCGTGCTGGGCAGCATCGTAGCTATAGGAAACGTGCCTGAGGGTACGATGGTCTGCAATATTGAAGTTCGCCCTGGAGATGGAGGAAAGCTCGCGAGGAGCAGTGGCGCCTACGCTCTGGTGCTCGCTCACTCTGGAGGGAAGACTCTGATCCAGCTTCCTTCGAGGAAAGTGAAGGAGGTTGAGAGCGATGCGCGCGTAACGATCGGCATTGTGGCTGGCGGTGGCCGCGTGGAGAAGCCTTTCCTCAAAGCGGGCAAGGTTTACCACCTCTCTAAGTCCAAGTCCTTCAAGTATCCTACCGTGCGAGGCAAGGCGATGTCACCGTACGCGCACCCAGCGGGAGGTGGATCCCACCCCAAGGGCTTAACGCCAGCTCCGCGAAACGCTCCTCCAGGGCAGAAGGTCGGCCACATCGCCCCGAGGAGGACGGGGAGGAAGAAGGGAGCCTCCAGGTCTCCAGCGTAG
- the rplJ gene encoding 50S ribosomal protein L10: protein MSLQRVVEKAQLSRARQRKQRMLQEYISLLKSNSYYLIADIVGLPTSVIKSSRSILEERGSRLKVVKNTVFLIALKQTGRVVEGVEKLLRGQNAVIFTNENPFEIMLFLEKQKIVREARAGDIATNDIVIPAGNTGMSPGPILSLFGKLKVPTRIEEGSIYVAKDTVVAKAGDVITPELAELLNKLGIKPIESKLRIKAICMDHRLVTPDQVILEPKRYEESLREAYAQAFNLAVNAAMPLPEVVGLLVRRARAEALAVAAEAAIVTPETAPLVLAKAEAAAKALYEAVRRRNPSL from the coding sequence ATGAGCTTGCAGAGGGTTGTCGAGAAAGCGCAGCTGTCTAGAGCTAGGCAGCGGAAGCAGAGAATGCTTCAGGAGTACATCTCGCTGCTTAAGAGCAACAGCTACTACCTTATAGCGGATATCGTGGGTTTACCCACATCGGTCATAAAGAGCTCGAGGAGCATTCTCGAGGAGAGGGGCAGCCGCCTCAAAGTGGTGAAGAACACCGTTTTCCTTATCGCTCTGAAGCAAACGGGGAGAGTGGTCGAAGGTGTCGAGAAGCTACTCCGGGGGCAGAATGCCGTTATCTTCACTAACGAGAACCCCTTCGAGATAATGCTCTTCCTCGAGAAGCAGAAGATCGTCCGCGAGGCTAGAGCCGGCGATATCGCGACGAACGACATTGTGATCCCGGCCGGCAACACCGGCATGTCTCCGGGGCCTATTCTGAGCCTTTTCGGCAAGCTCAAGGTGCCTACGAGAATCGAGGAGGGCAGCATCTACGTGGCGAAAGACACTGTTGTCGCGAAGGCGGGGGACGTCATAACTCCGGAGCTGGCTGAGCTGCTTAACAAGCTGGGGATCAAGCCCATCGAGAGCAAGCTCAGGATTAAAGCTATCTGCATGGACCACAGGCTGGTTACTCCCGACCAGGTGATCCTCGAGCCGAAGCGCTACGAGGAAAGCCTGAGGGAGGCTTACGCCCAGGCTTTCAACCTAGCGGTTAACGCCGCTATGCCGCTGCCCGAGGTGGTCGGCCTCCTGGTTCGCCGTGCTCGCGCGGAGGCGTTGGCGGTGGCAGCTGAAGCGGCAATAGTGACTCCGGAGACTGCACCACTAGTGCTCGCAAAGGCCGAGGCAGCGGCTAAGGCACTCTACGAAGCTGTAAGGCGGAGGAACCCCTCTCTTTGA
- the alaS gene encoding alanine--tRNA ligase codes for MEEEFLNLPFFVENGWIKKTCKVCGRTFWTLDPDREVCGDQPCEEYSFIGERVGAAVSSPSEVRARFIDFFSRRGHTPVRRYPVVARWREDVYLVGASIYDFQPWVTEGVVPPPANPLVISQPSIRLTDLENVGRTGRHFTGFEMMAHHAFNIGGINVYWANETVEYAYELFTKSYGVNPREITFIFDVWSGGGNAGEDYEVIVRGLEVATLVFMHYRVLPDGSFSPMRNRIVDTGYGLERIYWLLTGSFNAYESIFQPFITYLRSETGVAQPPRDLGLSLARKSGVLDYKNPLAAEKLLKEISQRLGMSYEDVKQILEPNEAIYALADHTRTLAWMIGDGVVPSNSGAGYLARLLIRRSLRLKRRLGLEVPLSELVAKQVEIWSSDFPEHLEVLDEIVDIVDHEEERFRETLERGRKALSSILSEYESRGLKQIPAEEMLKLYESLGLPPEVVAEEAKARELDVDVTGFYAKLAELRSRAAPAQAVPAAPLVDPQLLESFPPTKVLYYENEKLERFKARVLGVLLGRYVILDRTAFYPTGGGQLYDQGVLSFNGRICRVEEVRKVGNVVLHACSGDLPPVGSEVEGIVDMERRLALMRHHTATHIVLGALRRVLGRHVWQAGAQKTPESVRFDFTHHKPVTPEQAREIEILANRVVMENRRVRKVFLGRTEAEQKYGFTLYQGGAVPEPVLRVVEIEGWDAEACGGLHCDYTGEVGPIKILGFDRIQDGVVRVTFCAGLAALNYIRETEEKLKELCRNLEVPCDKSVERVRELKEQVERLEKEVKRLREEIAKGGLPRREFTLGSPPKAVKAVIVESGDTPPREAATSLGRSYPGSIVLAYNARGDIALKVADDLLEEFDARELGKALCERLGGKGGGVRDLFQGKVENTANLEDAFRAAVEQALSKQG; via the coding sequence ATGGAGGAGGAATTCCTTAACCTGCCGTTCTTCGTCGAGAATGGCTGGATTAAAAAGACCTGTAAAGTTTGCGGAAGGACTTTCTGGACGCTCGATCCTGACAGGGAGGTTTGCGGCGATCAACCCTGCGAGGAGTACTCCTTCATAGGCGAGAGGGTAGGCGCCGCTGTAAGCTCGCCCAGCGAGGTCAGAGCTAGGTTTATCGACTTCTTTAGCAGGCGGGGCCACACCCCCGTGAGGAGATACCCCGTTGTAGCACGCTGGCGCGAAGACGTTTACCTCGTCGGGGCCTCTATCTACGATTTCCAGCCGTGGGTGACGGAGGGCGTGGTGCCGCCGCCCGCAAACCCTCTCGTAATTTCTCAGCCGAGTATCAGGCTCACGGATCTAGAGAACGTGGGCAGGACTGGCAGGCACTTCACCGGCTTCGAAATGATGGCGCACCACGCTTTCAACATCGGCGGAATCAACGTGTACTGGGCCAACGAGACGGTTGAGTACGCTTACGAGCTATTCACAAAAAGCTACGGGGTGAACCCCAGGGAGATAACCTTCATTTTCGACGTTTGGAGCGGTGGTGGGAACGCTGGAGAGGACTACGAGGTAATTGTGAGAGGCTTAGAGGTGGCTACCCTCGTTTTCATGCACTACAGGGTGCTTCCCGACGGCAGCTTTTCACCGATGCGGAACAGGATCGTTGATACTGGGTATGGGCTCGAGAGGATCTACTGGCTCCTCACAGGCAGCTTCAACGCTTACGAATCGATCTTTCAGCCTTTCATCACCTACCTACGCAGTGAGACTGGAGTGGCCCAGCCTCCCAGGGATCTCGGCCTAAGCCTAGCTAGGAAGAGCGGCGTACTGGACTACAAGAACCCCCTCGCTGCCGAGAAGCTCCTCAAAGAGATATCCCAAAGGCTCGGAATGAGCTACGAAGACGTGAAGCAGATTCTCGAGCCCAACGAGGCTATCTACGCTCTAGCTGATCACACGCGCACTCTCGCCTGGATGATCGGGGACGGTGTCGTGCCGTCCAACAGCGGCGCAGGGTACTTGGCAAGGCTGCTTATCAGGAGGAGCTTAAGGCTTAAGCGCCGTCTCGGCCTGGAGGTCCCCCTGTCGGAGCTCGTAGCTAAGCAAGTCGAGATCTGGTCGAGCGACTTTCCAGAGCACCTCGAGGTTCTGGACGAGATAGTCGACATCGTCGATCACGAAGAGGAAAGGTTTAGGGAGACGCTCGAAAGGGGCAGGAAGGCGCTCTCAAGCATCCTGAGCGAGTACGAGTCGAGGGGGCTGAAGCAGATTCCAGCTGAAGAGATGCTCAAGCTCTACGAGTCCCTCGGGCTGCCTCCAGAGGTTGTGGCCGAGGAGGCTAAAGCCAGGGAGCTGGACGTGGATGTCACCGGCTTCTACGCTAAGCTCGCGGAGCTCAGGAGCAGAGCTGCACCCGCTCAGGCAGTTCCCGCCGCTCCTCTCGTCGACCCGCAGCTCTTGGAGAGCTTTCCTCCAACGAAGGTTTTGTATTACGAGAACGAGAAGCTAGAGAGGTTCAAGGCGCGTGTCTTGGGCGTGCTTCTCGGCCGCTACGTGATTCTTGACCGCACAGCATTCTACCCCACAGGAGGAGGGCAGCTCTACGACCAGGGAGTTCTATCCTTTAACGGGAGGATCTGCCGCGTGGAGGAGGTGAGGAAAGTGGGCAACGTAGTGCTCCATGCTTGTTCGGGAGACTTGCCTCCGGTCGGCAGCGAGGTTGAGGGCATAGTGGACATGGAGAGGAGGCTTGCTCTCATGAGACACCACACAGCCACTCACATAGTGCTAGGTGCTCTGAGAAGGGTACTCGGCAGGCACGTCTGGCAGGCTGGAGCCCAGAAGACGCCCGAGAGCGTGCGCTTCGACTTCACGCACCACAAGCCTGTGACACCCGAGCAGGCGCGAGAGATCGAGATCCTCGCCAACCGGGTTGTCATGGAGAACAGAAGAGTCAGGAAGGTGTTCCTGGGGCGCACCGAGGCAGAGCAGAAGTACGGCTTCACGCTGTACCAGGGGGGAGCAGTCCCCGAGCCTGTCCTGCGGGTTGTAGAGATAGAGGGTTGGGATGCCGAAGCGTGCGGTGGTCTCCACTGCGACTACACTGGAGAGGTAGGCCCCATCAAGATCCTGGGCTTCGACAGAATCCAGGATGGTGTTGTCAGAGTCACTTTCTGCGCCGGGCTCGCGGCTTTGAACTACATCAGGGAAACTGAGGAGAAGCTCAAAGAGCTCTGCAGAAACCTGGAAGTACCCTGCGACAAGTCCGTGGAGCGTGTGAGAGAGCTCAAGGAGCAGGTCGAGAGGCTGGAGAAGGAGGTTAAGCGGTTACGGGAGGAGATCGCTAAAGGTGGTCTCCCGCGGAGGGAGTTCACACTGGGGAGCCCGCCTAAAGCCGTGAAGGCGGTAATCGTAGAATCGGGAGATACGCCGCCGCGCGAAGCTGCGACCTCGCTCGGGAGGAGCTATCCGGGGAGCATAGTTCTCGCCTACAACGCTAGAGGCGATATCGCGCTCAAGGTGGCGGACGACCTCCTTGAGGAGTTTGATGCCCGCGAGCTCGGTAAGGCTCTCTGCGAGAGGTTAGGGGGCAAGGGTGGCGGAGTTAGGGACCTGTTCCAGGGTAAAGTGGAGAACACCGCGAACCTCGAGGACGCCTTCAGAGCCGCCGTGGAGCAGGCTCTGAGCAAGCAGGGCTAA
- a CDS encoding FAD-dependent oxidoreductase, whose amino-acid sequence MTRILIVGGGFGGYYAAKTLSSELGDKGEIILVDKSDRFAYLPSLPYILSGKKKVEEISESYQAIARRLRVTFIRGEASLVDIERRKLVLADGREEEYDYLVLAAGATTEYYGIPGSELAVPAWRLEDYLRMIDVLRKNPDRLCVAGGGLTGVEVAGELVEVYGPGKVTLIEKMPNLLPTLNNLKASEVAEKFLSSRGANIVKGKGVVKVAEGEVHVEGGEKIPCDLIIWSLGVRASPIELTGKVERVGRGRWIVVKPNLQIPGYDNVYVVGDLNHFAFDTDCAMKMAEEAILQGKTAAKNIALQVKGGKPVLTHKPIFLASRPKSLVSLGFDKAILVWEKRVSFGKTPYVTKMMIESFVMRDIKGKIAGSFLTTMESRLLKAIS is encoded by the coding sequence ATGACAAGGATACTCATCGTCGGAGGCGGGTTCGGCGGATACTACGCCGCCAAGACTCTTTCCAGCGAGTTAGGAGACAAGGGCGAAATCATCCTTGTAGATAAGAGCGACAGGTTCGCTTACCTGCCTTCGCTACCCTACATACTTTCTGGGAAGAAAAAGGTAGAGGAGATCAGTGAGAGCTACCAGGCCATTGCGAGAAGGCTTCGAGTGACCTTCATCAGGGGGGAAGCCTCGTTGGTCGACATTGAGAGGAGAAAGCTAGTTCTCGCTGATGGTCGAGAAGAGGAGTACGACTACCTGGTTCTCGCAGCCGGCGCTACTACAGAGTACTACGGAATTCCCGGCTCCGAGCTGGCTGTACCTGCTTGGAGGCTTGAAGACTACTTGCGCATGATCGACGTGTTGAGAAAGAACCCCGACCGGCTATGCGTTGCAGGCGGGGGGCTAACGGGAGTGGAAGTTGCGGGCGAGCTTGTGGAGGTTTACGGCCCAGGCAAAGTAACTCTTATCGAGAAAATGCCTAATCTGCTTCCCACGCTGAATAACTTAAAGGCGTCTGAGGTTGCGGAGAAGTTCCTCTCGTCCAGGGGGGCGAACATCGTCAAGGGTAAGGGGGTCGTCAAGGTGGCGGAGGGCGAGGTACACGTTGAGGGAGGAGAAAAAATTCCCTGCGACTTGATCATCTGGTCGCTCGGCGTCCGCGCGTCACCAATAGAGTTAACGGGTAAAGTCGAGAGAGTTGGGAGAGGCAGATGGATCGTTGTTAAGCCTAACCTTCAGATACCTGGTTACGACAACGTCTACGTTGTCGGGGACTTGAACCACTTCGCATTCGACACTGACTGCGCAATGAAGATGGCGGAGGAAGCGATACTGCAGGGCAAGACTGCTGCGAAAAACATCGCCCTCCAGGTTAAAGGCGGAAAACCAGTACTAACGCACAAGCCCATATTCCTAGCTTCCAGACCGAAGTCACTGGTTTCACTAGGCTTCGACAAAGCCATCTTAGTGTGGGAAAAAAGGGTATCTTTCGGCAAGACGCCCTACGTGACGAAGATGATGATCGAGAGCTTCGTGATGAGAGACATTAAGGGGAAGATCGCAGGAAGCTTCCTTACGACGATGGAGAGCAGGCTGCTGAAAGCGATCAGTTAA
- a CDS encoding 50S ribosomal protein L1: protein MSAQELYSLSELKEAIESAIKRARKRRFTQSVEMIIVLRDIDMKKPENRLNISVALPHPPASKPAKVAVIAAGDLALKAKEAGADLVLDRDGLEKIASSKRGARKLAREYDFFLAQPDLMVLIGRLLGKYLGPRGKMPQPVPPNAPVAPLIDRLRRSVRIRTREQPQIGCRIGTENQPVDELAENARAVLDEVLKKIPAHNIARIFFKVTMGPPVAVAKKVAAR from the coding sequence GTGAGCGCGCAGGAGCTTTACTCTCTGAGCGAACTCAAGGAGGCGATCGAGAGCGCGATAAAGCGAGCCCGTAAGAGAAGGTTTACCCAAAGCGTTGAGATGATCATCGTGCTCCGCGATATAGACATGAAGAAGCCTGAAAACAGGTTGAACATAAGCGTGGCTCTCCCCCATCCTCCCGCTTCCAAGCCGGCGAAAGTAGCTGTTATAGCTGCCGGAGATTTAGCGCTGAAGGCCAAGGAGGCGGGCGCAGACCTCGTGCTGGACCGGGATGGCTTAGAGAAGATTGCTTCCAGCAAGAGGGGGGCGAGAAAGCTCGCCAGGGAGTACGACTTCTTCCTAGCTCAGCCGGACCTTATGGTTCTGATCGGTAGGCTGCTGGGTAAGTACCTCGGCCCTCGGGGTAAGATGCCGCAGCCCGTCCCGCCAAACGCTCCTGTAGCTCCGCTTATCGATAGGTTAAGGCGCTCTGTCAGGATCAGGACTCGCGAGCAGCCCCAGATCGGATGCCGCATAGGAACCGAGAACCAGCCTGTCGACGAGCTTGCGGAGAATGCGCGGGCGGTGCTGGACGAGGTTCTGAAGAAGATCCCCGCGCACAACATCGCGAGAATATTCTTTAAAGTGACGATGGGCCCGCCAGTCGCGGTTGCTAAGAAGGTGGCTGCGAGATGA
- the rpl4p gene encoding 50S ribosomal protein L4, with amino-acid sequence MAELKLASLSVPVYSLQGEVTGEVKLPKVFETPLRKDLIRRAFLSAFTARLQPKGTDPLAGLRTTAESLGVGHGIARVARIKGGLRAARVPQAVKGRRAHPPKVEKKLHERINKRERLLALMSAIAATAIRPVVEARGHLVPEKPLPIVVDNSLEEVSRTADLRGVLEKLGLWRDVERAQRGTRVRAGKGKMRGRRYKVPVSILIVVSDSGKGILKAARNLPGVTVRTAKTVSVMDLAPGGHPGRLTIYTVRALEEIRERFG; translated from the coding sequence ATGGCGGAGCTAAAGCTTGCCTCTTTAAGTGTTCCCGTGTATAGCCTGCAGGGTGAAGTCACGGGAGAGGTAAAACTACCAAAGGTCTTCGAAACGCCCTTAAGGAAGGACTTGATTCGAAGGGCATTCCTGTCGGCTTTCACGGCGAGGCTCCAACCGAAAGGCACCGATCCCCTCGCTGGCCTTCGCACTACCGCGGAGAGCCTGGGGGTGGGGCACGGTATTGCGCGCGTAGCGAGAATTAAGGGAGGTTTACGCGCTGCGCGCGTCCCCCAAGCTGTTAAGGGAAGAAGGGCTCATCCCCCTAAGGTTGAGAAGAAGCTTCACGAGCGAATAAACAAGCGCGAGAGGCTGCTTGCGCTGATGTCGGCGATAGCTGCGACTGCTATACGCCCCGTTGTTGAGGCCAGGGGGCACCTAGTTCCCGAGAAGCCGCTACCAATAGTCGTGGATAACTCTCTCGAGGAGGTTTCCAGGACAGCGGACCTTCGCGGTGTGTTGGAAAAGCTTGGGCTTTGGAGGGATGTGGAGAGGGCACAGCGCGGTACGCGCGTCAGGGCGGGTAAGGGTAAGATGAGGGGGAGGAGGTACAAGGTGCCGGTCAGTATTCTGATAGTTGTTAGTGACAGCGGCAAGGGGATTTTGAAAGCTGCCAGGAACCTGCCGGGTGTCACTGTGAGAACCGCTAAGACTGTCTCCGTCATGGACTTAGCTCCTGGCGGGCACCCCGGCCGCCTCACAATTTACACGGTGAGAGCTCTGGAGGAGATAAGGGAGAGGTTCGGGTGA